Proteins encoded within one genomic window of Perognathus longimembris pacificus isolate PPM17 chromosome 28, ASM2315922v1, whole genome shotgun sequence:
- the LOC125343192 gene encoding melanoma-associated antigen B16-like — MPHDKEHPQGSHDKGPQQVQEPQGQEAAQVTQAVEETLSSPNPVMPSNMQMVPVAQAPSYTGGPHSASSSSSGIHAACGSECDDSSNSEDESTPSTLEGLLDKKVSFLMNILLLYFQRKEPISKADMVKYVIREHEALFYPILCKASLRLEVIFGLEVKEMDAINHCYGIFIKQGFTYDGMQCGELGVPKTGLLIFVLGVIFMKGHRATEEHIWQLMKQTGICCRKKHFIFGDPKQLFTIEFVKEGYLEYQKGPDSDPEKYELLWGPRAYAETTKMKVLEFMAKVHGTDPTDFPSLYEEAQLEEQERAQP; from the coding sequence ATGCCTCACGATAAGGAGCACCCACAGGGTTCCCATGACAAAGGCCCTCAGCAGGTCCAGGAGCCCCAGGGCCAAGAAGCTGCCCAGGTCACCCAGGCTGTGGAGGAAACACTGTCCTCCCCGAATCCTGTGATGCCAAGCAATATGCAGATGGTTCCTGTTGCTCAGGCCCCCAGTTACACCGGGGGTCCTCATAGTGCTAGCTCCTCTTCCAGTGGCATTCATGCTGCCTGTGGGAGTGAATGTGATGACAGCTCCAATAGCGAAGATGAGTCTACCCCATCCACCTTAGAAGGTCTTCTGGATAAGAAAGTGTCTTTCTTGATGAATATCCTGCTGCTCTATTTTCAACGTAAAGAGCCAATAAGCAAGGCAGATATGGTGAAGTATGTCATcagagagcacgaggccctgtTTTATCCAATCCTCTGTAAAGCCTCTCTGCGCCTTGAGGTTATCTTTGGCCTGGAAGTGAAGGAAATGGATGCCATCAACCACTGCTATGGCATCTTCATCAAACAAGGCTTCACCTATGATGGCATGCAGTGTGGAGAATTGGGAGTTCCCAAGACTGGCCTCCTGATATTTGTCCTGGGCGTGATCTTCATGAAGGGCCACCGTGCCACTGAAGAACACATCTGGCAATTGATGAAACAGACGGGGATCTGTTGTCGCAAGAAGCACTTCATCTTTGGTGATCCCAAGCAGCTCTTCACCATCGAATTCGTGAAGGAAGGGTATCTGGAGTACCAGAAGGGGCCTGATAGTGATCCTGAGAAGTATGAGCTGCTGTGGGGCCCAAGAGCCTATGCTGAAACCACCAAGATGAAAGTCCTAGAGTTTATGGCCAAGGTTCATGGGACTGATCCCACTGATTTCCCATCTCTCTATGAAGAGGCTCAGCTTGAGGAACAGGAGAGAGCACAGCCCTGA